A window from Pseudomonas campi encodes these proteins:
- a CDS encoding DUF2845 domain-containing protein, whose protein sequence is MPRQLLCLALLTLCSGLVQAGSMRCGTQLVSEGDRAFEVERKCGEPTYRDLVGYTLGSYDRREFKIEEWVYGPNNGMLSILTFEGNRLIRIETRRGR, encoded by the coding sequence ATGCCACGCCAACTGCTCTGCCTGGCCCTGCTGACACTCTGCAGCGGCCTGGTCCAGGCCGGCAGCATGCGCTGCGGCACGCAACTGGTCAGCGAGGGTGACCGCGCCTTCGAGGTCGAGCGCAAGTGCGGTGAGCCGACCTACCGCGACCTGGTCGGCTACACCCTGGGCAGCTACGACCGGCGCGAGTTCAAGATCGAGGAATGGGTCTACGGGCCGAACAACGGCATGCTCAGCATCCTCACCTTCGAAGGCAATCGCCTGATCCGCATCGAAACCCGTCGCGGCCGCTGA
- a CDS encoding DUF2845 domain-containing protein, with translation MRNALLIVLGLLFAGAAQASSTLRCGSKLISTGDLAGEVLDKCGEPVSRDFLGYREVVDYYGYASEVAIEEWIYGPRNGMLYFLRLEGNRLIKIDSKRGD, from the coding sequence ATGCGCAACGCCCTGCTGATCGTCCTTGGCCTGCTGTTCGCTGGTGCTGCACAGGCCAGCTCCACCCTGCGCTGCGGCAGCAAACTGATCAGCACCGGCGACCTGGCAGGCGAGGTGCTGGACAAGTGTGGCGAGCCAGTCAGCCGCGACTTCCTCGGTTACCGCGAAGTGGTCGATTACTACGGCTACGCCAGCGAAGTGGCCATCGAGGAGTGGATCTATGGCCCGCGCAACGGCATGCTTTATTTCCTGCGTCTGGAAGGCAATCGCCTGATCAAGATCGACAGCAAACGCGGCGACTGA
- a CDS encoding DUF2845 domain-containing protein codes for MKTLVIGALLAVCSFSASASMRCDSGIASEGDRSSEVRMKCGAPASQSVIGYTLNEQGEQEFKQEEWVYGPRNGMYYFLMFEAERLKSIESKRGQ; via the coding sequence ATGAAAACTCTCGTTATCGGTGCCCTGCTGGCTGTCTGCAGTTTTTCGGCTTCGGCCTCCATGCGCTGCGACAGCGGTATCGCCAGCGAAGGTGATCGCAGCAGCGAGGTGCGCATGAAGTGCGGTGCCCCGGCCAGCCAGAGCGTGATCGGCTACACCCTCAATGAGCAGGGCGAGCAGGAGTTCAAACAGGAAGAGTGGGTCTACGGCCCGCGCAACGGCATGTACTACTTCCTGATGTTCGAGGCGGAGCGCCTGAAGAGCATCGAGAGCAAGCGCGGCCAGTAA
- a CDS encoding rhomboid family intramembrane serine protease, translated as MLIIPAEHPLDWKRPPVITLLLILLNTLIYFGYQGGDQAREETAVRTYLDGGLLNRERALFTEDFSQRRELDRDEREYLDGMRRQDLAALILHDLEFEHGLHQRAEYRADNAWQAARQQAEAARDQISSMRFGFIPARFTVEGLFGAMFLHGSFDHLLGNMLFLFIFGFALEIALGRAVYLGLYLLSGVASHLLWWAVDPVWVSGVGASGAISGLMGMYLGVYGLRKINFFYWLGPLFGYFKAPALWILPVWMGKELYGLLLAEGNTNYYAHLGGLGAGFLAVWLPRLGGRLKVDEAYLHKEDPDAPFKRELAALDQLLSQFALDQAASRGPDLLARYPGRPALLERLYAVARGRQDKALLSGVLKQLFALPEHSESLVLLRRIADDSGEMEQRLLQHPAVQLHLLSPLIRAGEGQRALGAWRRLSRSPQLPSQFPALTLQLARQLGQRQDLSGVSELSRFLRQAFPEAEQTQQLALYQQHLAR; from the coding sequence ATGCTGATCATCCCGGCCGAACACCCGCTGGACTGGAAACGTCCGCCCGTCATCACCTTGCTGCTGATCCTGCTCAACACCCTGATCTACTTTGGCTACCAGGGTGGCGATCAGGCGCGCGAGGAAACAGCGGTGCGCACCTACCTCGACGGCGGCCTGCTCAATCGCGAGCGGGCACTCTTCACCGAGGACTTCAGCCAGCGCCGGGAACTGGATCGGGACGAACGCGAATACCTCGACGGCATGCGCCGCCAGGACCTGGCGGCGCTGATCCTGCATGACCTGGAGTTCGAGCACGGCCTGCACCAGCGCGCGGAGTATCGCGCGGACAACGCCTGGCAAGCGGCGCGGCAGCAAGCCGAAGCGGCGCGCGACCAGATCAGCAGCATGCGCTTCGGCTTTATCCCGGCCAGGTTCACGGTTGAAGGTCTGTTCGGTGCGATGTTCCTGCATGGCAGCTTCGACCACCTGCTGGGCAACATGCTGTTCCTGTTCATCTTCGGCTTCGCCCTGGAAATCGCCCTGGGCCGCGCCGTCTATCTGGGCCTGTACCTGCTCAGCGGCGTGGCCTCGCACCTGCTCTGGTGGGCGGTGGATCCGGTCTGGGTCAGCGGGGTCGGCGCCTCCGGGGCGATCTCCGGGCTAATGGGCATGTACCTGGGCGTCTACGGCCTGCGCAAGATCAACTTCTTCTACTGGCTCGGCCCGCTGTTCGGCTACTTCAAGGCGCCGGCGCTGTGGATTCTGCCGGTGTGGATGGGCAAGGAGCTCTACGGCCTGCTGCTGGCCGAGGGCAACACCAACTACTACGCCCACCTCGGTGGCCTAGGTGCCGGTTTCCTCGCCGTGTGGCTGCCGCGCCTGGGCGGGCGCCTCAAGGTCGACGAGGCCTACCTGCACAAGGAAGACCCCGACGCGCCATTCAAGCGTGAACTGGCCGCCCTCGACCAACTGCTCAGCCAGTTCGCCCTGGACCAGGCCGCCAGCCGCGGGCCGGACCTACTGGCGCGCTATCCCGGCCGCCCAGCACTGCTGGAACGCCTCTACGCGGTAGCCCGCGGACGCCAGGACAAGGCCCTGCTCAGTGGCGTGCTCAAGCAACTGTTTGCCCTGCCCGAGCACAGTGAGAGTCTGGTCCTGCTACGGAGGATTGCCGATGACAGCGGCGAAATGGAGCAACGCCTGCTGCAGCACCCGGCCGTGCAACTGCACCTGCTGTCACCGCTGATCCGCGCTGGCGAAGGACAGCGCGCCCTAGGCGCCTGGCGCCGCCTGAGCCGCAGCCCACAACTGCCGTCGCAGTTTCCCGCACTGACCCTGCAGCTGGCTCGCCAGCTCGGCCAGCGTCAGGATCTGAGTGGCGTCAGCGAGCTGAGCCGCTTCCTGCGCCAAGCCTTCCCGGAAGCCGAACAGACCCAGCAACTGGCCCTGTACCAGCAACACCTGGCGCGCTGA
- a CDS encoding DUF4013 domain-containing protein — protein MDITYCRYHPAQPATWQCAPCERDYGDCCIPLNADAPEQEPVCPLCRQRLSFLGAANTAQPFWERIPQFFLYGLQQGPLLFAVALALASLFMPGWKLLWLALFCVACKYLQTVIETASQGGRDAPALRTAFDIEGFGLFWRLLVIFFIAFGAQWLAADFDSEALFWAVSLGVQLVIPACIIRLALDKTLGAALNPDEIGQVIKAMGWRYLILWVFLFILWQSPDWVTYMLSNGLPRVVLMPIATLLFGYFSVVMCAMMGYAVFQYQGALGFAVAEEGSTAGFPVEEYQRRRALAEAEIRLKEGQSGPALEILTQALERLPNDLKLNERFHQLLYGLNATERCLRHLAHYLPLAARLNPPLAATALLNARRLQADYLPDDAQVCERVAQALIERHKIREGLSLLRNLHQRFPEYPFIARAYLLAARGFAEGLGQLEPAQKLLGFIRARYPQSPLLAEVTVLEATIQRLAERS, from the coding sequence ATGGATATCACCTACTGCCGTTACCACCCGGCACAACCCGCTACCTGGCAGTGCGCACCCTGCGAACGGGACTACGGCGATTGCTGCATCCCGCTCAATGCCGATGCCCCTGAGCAGGAGCCGGTGTGCCCGCTGTGCCGCCAGCGGCTGAGCTTTCTCGGGGCCGCGAATACCGCCCAGCCTTTCTGGGAACGCATTCCGCAATTCTTCCTCTATGGCTTACAGCAGGGGCCCTTGCTGTTTGCCGTGGCGTTGGCCCTGGCCAGTCTGTTCATGCCGGGTTGGAAGTTGCTCTGGCTGGCGCTGTTCTGTGTGGCCTGCAAATACCTGCAGACGGTGATCGAGACGGCCAGCCAGGGTGGTCGCGATGCGCCCGCGTTGCGCACGGCCTTCGATATCGAAGGTTTTGGCCTGTTCTGGCGTTTGCTGGTGATCTTCTTCATCGCCTTCGGTGCGCAGTGGCTGGCAGCCGACTTCGACAGTGAGGCTCTGTTCTGGGCGGTCAGTCTAGGTGTGCAGTTGGTGATCCCGGCCTGCATCATCCGCCTGGCGCTGGACAAGACCCTGGGCGCAGCGTTGAACCCGGACGAAATCGGCCAGGTGATCAAGGCCATGGGCTGGCGCTACCTGATCCTCTGGGTGTTCCTGTTCATTCTCTGGCAGTCGCCGGACTGGGTCACCTACATGCTCTCGAACGGCTTGCCGAGGGTGGTGCTGATGCCGATTGCCACCCTGCTGTTCGGTTATTTCAGCGTGGTGATGTGCGCCATGATGGGCTATGCGGTGTTCCAGTATCAGGGCGCGCTGGGTTTTGCCGTGGCCGAGGAGGGCAGCACTGCGGGTTTCCCTGTCGAGGAGTACCAGCGGCGGCGGGCCCTGGCCGAAGCGGAAATTCGCCTCAAGGAAGGTCAGAGCGGCCCGGCCTTGGAAATACTGACCCAGGCTTTGGAGCGCCTGCCCAATGACCTCAAGCTGAACGAGCGTTTCCATCAGTTGCTCTATGGCCTGAATGCCACTGAGCGCTGCCTGCGCCATCTGGCCCATTACTTGCCGTTGGCGGCGCGGCTGAATCCGCCCCTGGCGGCCACGGCGTTGCTCAATGCGCGCCGATTGCAGGCTGATTACCTGCCGGACGATGCCCAGGTCTGTGAGCGGGTGGCACAGGCCCTGATCGAACGACACAAGATCCGCGAAGGGCTCAGCCTGTTGCGCAACCTGCACCAGCGCTTCCCCGAGTACCCGTTCATTGCCCGTGCCTACCTGCTGGCCGCACGTGGTTTTGCCGAGGGCCTGGGGCAGCTCGAGCCGGCGCAGAAGCTGCTCGGTTTCATCCGCGCGCGTTACCCGCAGTCACCGCTGCTGGCTGAGGTCACTGTGTTGGAAGCGACTATCCAGCGTTTGGCCGAGCGCAGCTGA
- the pnp gene encoding polyribonucleotide nucleotidyltransferase, whose translation MNPVIKKFQFGQSTVTLETGRIARQASGAVLVTVDDDVTVLVAVTGAKTADPSKGFFPLSVHYQEKTYAAGKIPGGFFKREARPSEKETLTSRLIDRPIRPLFPEGFQNEVQVICTVVSTSKKTDPDIAAMIGTSAALAISGIPFNGPIGAARVAFHPETGYLLNPTYEQLKASSLDMVVAGTKDAVLMVESEAKELTEDQMLGAVLFAHDEFQAVIQAVTELAAEAAKPTWDWQPKAENTALLNAIRSEFGEAISQAYTIIIKQDRYARLGELKDQVVAKFSGEEGQPSAGEVKDAFGEIEYRTVRENIVNGKPRIDGRDTRTVRGLNIEVGVLDKTHGSALFTRGETQALVVATLGTARDAQLLDTLEGERKDPFMLHYNFPPYSVGECGRMGATGRREIGHGRLARRSVQAMLPAADVFPYTIRVVSEITESNGSSSMASVCGASLALMDAGVPMKAPVAGIAMGLVKEGEKFAVLTDILGDEDHLGDMDFKVAGTANGVTALQMDIKIQGITEEIMEIALGQALEARLNILGQMNQVIAQSRSELSANAPTMIAMKIDQDKIRDVIGKGGATIRGICEETKASIDIEDDGSIKIFGETKEAAEAARQRVLGITAEAEIGKIYVGKVERIVDFGAFVNILPGKDGLVHISMLSDARVEKVTDILKEGQEVEVLVLDVDNRGRIKLSIKDVAAAKASGV comes from the coding sequence GTGAACCCGGTAATCAAGAAGTTCCAGTTCGGTCAATCGACCGTAACCCTCGAGACTGGCCGTATCGCCCGTCAAGCCTCCGGCGCCGTGCTGGTCACCGTTGACGACGACGTCACCGTACTGGTCGCCGTAACCGGCGCCAAGACTGCCGACCCAAGCAAAGGCTTCTTCCCGCTCTCCGTGCACTACCAGGAAAAAACCTACGCTGCGGGCAAGATCCCCGGTGGTTTCTTCAAGCGTGAAGCGCGTCCTTCGGAAAAAGAAACCCTGACCTCGCGCCTGATCGACCGTCCGATCCGTCCGCTGTTCCCGGAAGGTTTCCAGAACGAAGTGCAGGTCATCTGCACCGTGGTTTCCACCAGCAAGAAGACCGATCCGGACATCGCAGCGATGATCGGTACCTCGGCTGCCCTGGCCATCTCCGGCATCCCGTTCAACGGCCCGATCGGTGCCGCGCGCGTCGCCTTCCACCCGGAAACCGGCTACCTGCTGAACCCGACCTACGAGCAGCTCAAGGCCTCCAGCCTGGACATGGTCGTAGCCGGTACCAAAGACGCCGTGCTGATGGTTGAATCGGAAGCCAAAGAGCTGACCGAAGACCAGATGCTGGGCGCCGTGCTGTTCGCCCACGACGAATTCCAGGCCGTGATCCAGGCCGTTACCGAGCTGGCTGCCGAAGCCGCCAAGCCGACCTGGGACTGGCAGCCGAAAGCGGAAAACACCGCTCTGCTCAATGCCATTCGCAGCGAGTTCGGTGAAGCGATCTCCCAGGCCTACACCATCATCATCAAGCAGGACCGCTACGCGCGTCTGGGCGAGCTGAAAGATCAGGTGGTGGCCAAGTTCTCCGGTGAGGAAGGTCAGCCATCCGCCGGTGAAGTCAAAGACGCTTTCGGCGAAATCGAATACCGCACCGTGCGCGAGAACATCGTCAACGGCAAGCCGCGTATCGACGGCCGTGACACCCGCACCGTGCGTGGCCTGAACATCGAAGTCGGTGTACTGGACAAGACCCACGGTTCGGCCCTGTTCACCCGTGGCGAAACCCAGGCCCTGGTCGTTGCCACCCTCGGTACCGCCCGCGACGCACAGCTGCTCGACACCCTCGAAGGCGAGCGCAAAGACCCCTTCATGCTGCACTACAACTTCCCGCCGTACTCGGTCGGTGAGTGTGGCCGCATGGGCGCCACCGGCCGCCGCGAAATCGGTCACGGCCGTCTGGCCCGCCGTTCGGTCCAGGCCATGCTGCCGGCCGCCGACGTGTTCCCGTACACCATCCGCGTGGTCTCGGAAATCACCGAATCCAACGGTTCGTCCTCGATGGCTTCCGTGTGCGGCGCTTCCCTGGCCCTGATGGACGCCGGTGTGCCGATGAAGGCCCCGGTTGCCGGTATCGCCATGGGTCTGGTCAAGGAAGGCGAGAAGTTCGCCGTTCTGACCGACATCCTCGGCGACGAAGATCACCTGGGCGACATGGACTTCAAGGTTGCCGGTACCGCCAATGGCGTCACCGCACTGCAGATGGACATCAAGATCCAGGGCATCACCGAAGAAATCATGGAAATTGCTCTGGGCCAGGCCCTGGAAGCGCGCCTGAACATTCTCGGCCAGATGAACCAGGTCATTGCCCAGTCGCGTAGCGAGCTGTCGGCTAACGCCCCGACCATGATCGCGATGAAGATCGACCAGGACAAAATCCGCGACGTCATCGGCAAGGGTGGCGCGACCATCCGTGGTATCTGCGAAGAGACCAAGGCCTCGATCGACATCGAAGACGACGGCTCGATCAAGATCTTCGGCGAAACCAAGGAAGCGGCCGAGGCCGCGCGTCAGCGCGTACTGGGTATCACCGCGGAAGCCGAGATCGGCAAGATCTACGTCGGCAAGGTCGAGCGCATCGTCGACTTCGGCGCCTTCGTCAACATCCTGCCGGGCAAGGACGGTCTGGTGCACATCTCCATGCTGAGCGACGCTCGCGTTGAGAAAGTGACCGACATTCTGAAAGAAGGTCAGGAAGTTGAAGTACTGGTACTGGACGTGGACAACCGCGGCCGTATCAAGCTGTCGATCAAAGACGTTGCTGCAGCCAAGGCTTCCGGTGTCTAA
- the rpsO gene encoding 30S ribosomal protein S15 has translation MALSVEEKAQIVTDYKQAEGDTGSPEVQVALLTFNINKLQGHFKANGKDHHSRRGLIRMVNQRRKLLDYLKGKDASRYSALIGRLGLRR, from the coding sequence ATGGCACTGAGCGTTGAAGAAAAAGCCCAAATCGTAACCGACTACAAGCAAGCTGAAGGCGACACCGGTTCGCCGGAAGTGCAGGTTGCTCTGTTGACTTTCAACATCAACAAGCTGCAAGGCCACTTCAAGGCCAACGGCAAAGACCACCACTCCCGTCGTGGCCTGATCCGTATGGTTAACCAGCGTCGTAAGCTGCTGGATTACCTGAAGGGCAAAGATGCCTCGCGTTACAGCGCCCTTATCGGTCGCCTGGGTCTGCGTCGTTAA
- the truB gene encoding tRNA pseudouridine(55) synthase TruB yields the protein MAQVKRIRRNVSGIILLDKPHGFSSNAALQKVRWLLNAEKAGHTGSLDPLATGVLPLCFGEATKFSQYLLDADKGYETLAQLGVTTTTGDAEGDVLERREVTVGRDDVEVLLPRFRGEISQIPPMYSALKKDGQPLYKLARAGEVVEREARSVTIARLELLSLEQSHLRLSVACSKGTYIRTLVEDIGQLLGCGAHVAELRRTQAGPFSLAQTVTLEELERAHAEGGNEAVDRFLLPSDSGLQHWPLLQFSEHSAYYWLHGQPVRAPEAPKFGMVRVQDHNGRFIGIGEVSEDGRIAPRRLIRSE from the coding sequence GTGGCTCAGGTCAAACGTATCCGCCGCAATGTCAGTGGCATCATCCTGCTCGACAAGCCGCACGGCTTCAGCTCCAACGCCGCGCTGCAAAAGGTGCGCTGGCTGCTGAATGCCGAGAAGGCCGGCCACACCGGCAGCCTCGACCCGTTGGCCACCGGCGTGCTGCCGCTGTGTTTCGGTGAGGCGACCAAGTTCTCCCAGTATCTTCTGGATGCCGACAAGGGTTACGAGACCCTGGCCCAGCTCGGCGTGACCACCACCACCGGCGATGCCGAGGGTGATGTGTTGGAGCGCCGTGAGGTGACCGTCGGTCGGGACGATGTGGAAGTGCTGCTGCCGCGTTTTCGCGGTGAAATCAGCCAGATACCACCGATGTACTCGGCCCTGAAGAAGGATGGCCAGCCGTTGTACAAGCTGGCGCGAGCCGGTGAAGTAGTGGAGCGTGAGGCGCGTTCTGTTACTATTGCGCGCCTGGAATTACTCAGCCTCGAACAGTCGCACCTGCGCTTGAGCGTGGCCTGCAGCAAAGGCACCTATATTCGTACCCTGGTCGAGGATATCGGCCAGTTGCTCGGTTGCGGTGCTCATGTTGCCGAATTGCGGCGTACTCAGGCCGGTCCGTTCAGCCTGGCGCAGACGGTAACCCTGGAAGAGCTGGAACGGGCCCATGCCGAAGGTGGCAACGAGGCCGTGGACCGCTTCCTGCTGCCGTCCGATAGTGGCCTGCAACACTGGCCACTGCTGCAGTTCAGCGAGCACAGCGCCTACTACTGGCTGCATGGGCAGCCGGTACGCGCACCGGAAGCGCCGAAGTTCGGCATGGTGCGGGTGCAAGATCACAATGGCCGCTTCATCGGTATCGGTGAAGTGAGCGAAGACGGGCGCATTGCGCCGCGTCGACTGATTCGGTCGGAATGA
- the rbfA gene encoding 30S ribosome-binding factor RbfA: MAKIYSRTQRIGDQIQRELAQMIPREVKDPRLGFVTVTAVEVSRDVGHAKVFITVMGENDLDKIKQNVRVLNDAAGYLRMLLGKAMKLRSVPQLHFHYDESISRGVHLSSLIERAVAEDSKHQDD, translated from the coding sequence ATGGCCAAGATATACAGCCGTACCCAGCGTATCGGCGACCAGATCCAGCGCGAGCTGGCGCAGATGATTCCGCGTGAGGTCAAGGACCCGCGCCTGGGTTTCGTCACCGTCACCGCCGTGGAAGTCAGCCGCGATGTCGGTCACGCCAAGGTGTTCATCACCGTGATGGGCGAGAACGACCTGGATAAGATCAAGCAGAACGTGCGCGTCCTGAATGACGCCGCCGGTTACCTGCGCATGCTGCTGGGCAAGGCGATGAAACTGCGCAGCGTGCCGCAGCTGCATTTCCACTATGACGAAAGCATCTCCCGCGGTGTGCACCTGTCCTCGTTGATCGAGCGTGCCGTTGCCGAAGACAGCAAGCATCAGGACGATTGA